One segment of Brassica napus cultivar Da-Ae chromosome C3, Da-Ae, whole genome shotgun sequence DNA contains the following:
- the LOC106349357 gene encoding uncharacterized protein LOC106349357 — translation MLTLRVESDVSDNSTLLLAGKLYLNGTSASRIFFDSETSAGKDRLERLPGGGADETGSSSKVVHAQKIEPLTIAELNEFVLSAEPQIIEFLCTAKVIGIQLDDGWCYIGCSLCSKKLIREETSFNCPSCNETNAVAELKYRVVFSVSDPTGTSSFLGFDKEVAKLTNVLASEAAQIVGIGISAHVDTELPRTLTVIVGNTYTFQLKLTDFNFTANHQTFTISRMFAAPEIAPTPSFAEAEEVPQPAVSQTVTRGSAANGAIGSREAAEEEQFAMEESAHKKARVE, via the exons ATGCTTACTCTTCGTGTGGAGAG TGATGTATCGG ATAACTCCACATTACTGTTGGCAGGCAAGTTATACTTGAATGGAACATCCGCTTCAAGGATTTTCTTTGACTCTGAGACCTCAGCTGGAAAGGATCGGCTTGAAAG ACTACCAGGTGGTGGAGCAGACGAGACAGGGTCTTCATCAAAGGTGGTTCATGCACAAAAGATTGAGCCTCTCACCATCGCTGAGCTTAACGAGTTTGTTCTCTCTGCTGAACCTCAG ATCATCGAATTCCTTTGCACGGCTAAAGTAATTGGGATTCAGCTTGACGATGGTTGGTGCTATATTGGCTGCTCTCTGTGTTCGAAGAAACTCATCCGTGAGGAAACTTCATTCAACTGTCCCTCATGCAATGAAACCAATGCTGTAGCTGAACTGAA GTATCGGGTAGTATTTTCTGTTTCAGACCCGACTGGCACATCGTCTTTCCTTGGATTTGATAAAGAAGTTGCTAAGCTGACTAATGTGCTAGCTTCCGAAGCTGCGCAGATTGTG GGGATTGGTATTAGTGCCCATGTTGACACTGAGCTTCCTCGAACTCTCACTGTCATTGTTGGTAACACCTACACTTTCCAGCTCAAGCTAACAGACTTCAACTTCACTGCAAACCACCAGACCTTCACCATCTCACGCATGTTTGCTGCACCAGAGATAGCTCCCACCCCAAGCTTTGCT GAAGCCGAAGAGGTCCCTCAACCGGCAGTCTCTCAGACTGTGACACGAGGATCTGCAGCCAATGGTGCAATTGGCAGCCGTGAGGCAGCAGAAGAGGAACAGTTTGCTATGGAAGAGAGTGCCCATAAGAAGGCACGTGTGGAATAA
- the LOC125584482 gene encoding uncharacterized protein LOC125584482, translating into MANSYTLLANLRAGRCSNTAEVRLLRFWEARNINKGGELMSIEMLLIDEADTMVQGCVPAVHQRKFRERLTERSVYTLSRFDVTRSNPKFKLTDGPDSILFNEGTDFEKLAATARTIPTEHFRFRPHGQILELANTSRQLPGISFLNIRFFFLISHCNLS; encoded by the exons ATGGCGAATTCATACACTCTGCTTGCGAATTTGAGAGCCGGTCGATGCTCTAATACTGCTGAGGTCCGCTTGCTGAGGTTCTGGGAGGCCAGAAATATCAACAAAGGAGGGGAGCTGATGAGTATTGAGATGCTGCTCATCGATGAGGCT GATACCATGGTTCAAGGGTGTGTTCCTGCTGTTCACCAACGTAAGTTCAGGGAACGTCTTACTGAAAGATCAGTTTACACTCTCAGCCGGTTTGACGTTACACGCAGCAACCCGAAATTCAAGTTGACTGATGGCCCTGACTCCATCCTTTTCAATGAAGGAACTGATTTTGAGAAGCTTGCTGCCACTGCTAGAACCATACCTACAGAACATTTTCGCTTCCGACCACATGGACAGATTCTTGAGTTAGCAAACACCTCTAGACAGCTCCCAGGTATTTCTTTCcttaatattagatttttttttctcatttcgcaCTGTAACTTATCATAA
- the LOC106350903 gene encoding zinc finger CCCH domain-containing protein 36-like — MTPPMPQVSRNMQGRFSGRGDSGPGHLSSFGASATAKISVDASLAGAIIGKGGVSSKQIYRQTGAKLTIQDHERDPNLKNIELEGTFEQINEASVMVRELIGRLNSAARRPPAGVVGGVGSEGKPHPGSNFKTKMCERFSKGSCTFGDRCHFAHGEAELRRSGISS; from the coding sequence ATGACACCACCCATGCCTCAAGTTTCAAGAAACATGCAAGGGAGATTCTCAGGGAGAGGAGACTCTGGTCCTGGCCACCTCTCTAGCTTTGGTGCCTCGGCCACTGCAAAAATCAGCGTGGATGCTTCATTGGCAGGCGCAATCATTGGAAAAGGTGGAGTCAGTTCCAAACAGATATATCGTCAAACAGGGGCGAAGCTAACGATTCAAGATCACGAGAGGGACCCGAACCTGAAGAACATTGAGCTTGAAGGAACGTTTGAGCAGATAAACGAAGCGAGCGTGATGGTTAGAGAGCTGATTGGGAGGCTCAACTCGGCAGCTAGGAGACCACCAGCTGGTGTTGTTGGTGGGGTTGGTTCTGAAGGGAAACCGCATCCAGGGAGCAACTTCAAGACGAAGATGTGTGAGAGATTCTCTAAAGGAAGCTGTACGTTTGGTGATAGATGTCACTTTGCACACGGGGAAGCGGAGCTACGCAGGTCAGGAATCTCCTCCTGA
- the LOC106407886 gene encoding glutathione S-transferase T3-like gives MAAREWAMESVTCSAVVLLENSEIEIKNKNQKLDGDGDGKALISKSISSNRKPTLRLLSFTGVGDLFISVGETFPAFSSQQSQDAPVETPVQTPAAHVVRHKWNPADDEVLISVWLNTSKDDIVANEQRSGAFWKWVAAYYASIPHGREDGVREHGCCKKRWHRINEDVNKFCAVYSAAERQMSSGETDTDVLKKAHDIFFSDQEHKFTLEHAWCVLRYEQKWLSLNTPTAGGVSKRKNVQINSQTSTNEGFVDVESRPRGVKAAKAKRNAGKGKSVAEIATVWEMKKDDLVRKERLSRLAILDTLLAKTQPLSEAEEAVKNKLLAELF, from the exons ATGGCAGCACGGGAGTGGGCAATGGAATCAGTGACTTGTTCGGCTGTTGTTCTCCTCGAGAATTCTGAAATcgaaatcaaaaacaaaaatcaaaagctCGATGGCGATGGCGATGGCAAAGCCTTGATCTCCAAATCCATCTCTTCAAATCGAAAGCCAACCCTGCGTCTTCTCTCTTTCACTGGAGTGGGAGATCTCTTTATCTCCGTTGGCGAG ACTTTTCCGGCTTTCAGTTCACAACAATCTCAAGACGCACCAGTAGAGACACCAGTACAGACACCAGCAGCCCATGTTGTAAGACACAAATGGAATCCAGCAGATGACGAGGTGCTGATCAGTGTGTGGCTTAACACTTCCAAGGATGATATTGTTGCAAATGAGCAGAGGTCGGGGGCCTTCTGGAAATGGGTTGCTGCTTATTATGCATCAATTCCTCATGGAAGAGAGGATGGTGTGAGAGAGCACGGTTGTTGCAAGAAGAGGTGGCACAGAATCAATGAAGATGTTAACAAGTTCTGTGCCGTATACTCGGCAGCAGAACGACAAATGAGCAGTGGTGAGACTGACACTGACGTTCTGAAGAAGGCGCATGACATTTTCTTCTCTGATCAAGAGCACAAGTTCACACTTGAACATGCTTGGTGTGTGTTGAGGTATGAACAGAAGTGGCTCAGCCTTAACACACCCACGGCTGGTGGCGTTTCGAAGAGGAAGAATGTGCAGATAAATTCCCAAACTTCTACCAACGAAGGCTTCGTTGATGTTGAGAGCAGGCCCAGAGGTGTCAAGGCTGCTAAGGCTAAAAGAAATGCGGGTAAAGGGAAGTCCGTGGCTGAGATTGCGACCGTTTGGGAAATGAAGAAGGACGATTTGGTGAGGAAGGAGAGACTGTCGAGGCTAGCAATACTAGACACTCTCCTTGCCAAGACTCAACCATTGAGTGAGGCGGAAGAAGCTGTGAAGAATAAGCTCCTAGCCGAGTTATTctga
- the LOC106349361 gene encoding putative hydrolase C777.06c — translation MLRLHHRETILRLCLWVLEQVKGSLTNPLKTCSVCTKSNRTWKQEQETLTPAFLFGTLDHPEQSNILIGCGNLRTLDAVVITHSHADAIGGPDDLRDWTNNVQPHIPIYTATRDFEVMKKTHYYLVDTSVHSTQHMLLIASILFFFFFFLCYNSKIFSKQKCKTH, via the exons ATGCTCCGGTTACATCACCGGGAGACCATTCTGAGATTGTGTTTATGGGTACTGGAACAAGTGAAGGGATCCCTCACTAATCCTCTCAAAACATGTTcg GTATGCACCAAAAGCAACAGAACCTGGAAACAAGAACAGGAGACCTTAACACCAGCATTCTTGTTCGGTACACTAGACCATCCGGAACAAAGTAACATCCTTATTGGTTGTGGCAA tctaAGAACACTTGATGCGGTTGTAATCACTCATTCTCATGCTGATGCAATTGGAG GTCCTGATGATCTCCGTGATTGGACAAACAATGTGCAGCCTCACATTCCAATTTACACTGCTACGCGTGATTTTGAG GTGATGAAAAAAACCCATTACTACCTGGTTGATACGAGTGTGCATAGCACTCAACATATGTTACTCATTGCttcgattcttttttttttttttttttttttgtgttataaCTCGAAGATTTTCAGCAAGCAAAAGTGCAAAACCCACTAG
- the LOC111209019 gene encoding 2-Cys peroxiredoxin BAS1, chloroplastic-like, translating to MGLASRVLLKIKRRRKRPTTPQSFSQLGFRVVEMKSDGHCLFRAMSHQMYRHQRGHLSYRKEIVHHIEEFFEPFVITRNALDQITETFEQCCKRMKKEPIYWGGEPELVAASRILHRIIRVYNNSRSWNTQVLGVSVDSVFSHLAWVQTDRKSGGLGDLNYPLVSDVTKSISKSFGVLIPDQGIALRGLFIIDKEGVIQHSTINNLGIGRSVDETMRTLQALQYIQENPDEVCPAGWKPGEKSMKPDPKLSKEYFSAI from the exons ATGGGTCTAGCTTCACGAGTTCTACTCAAGATCAAGAGACGTCGTAAGAGACCCACCACGCCCCAAAGTTTCTCGcaacttgggtttagggtcgtTGAAATGAAGTCAGATGGGCACTGCCTCTTCAGGGCTATGTCGCACCAGATGTACAGGCATCAGCGTGGGCACCTATCCTACCGAAAGGAGATTGTGCACCATATTGAG GAGTTCTTCGAGCCCTTTGTCATTACCCGCAATGCTCTTGACCAGATCACCGAAACCTTTGAGCAGTGCTGTAAAAGGATGAAGAAAGAACCCATCTATTGGGGAGGAGAGCCGGAGCTGGTAGCAGCATCTCGTATCTTGCACCGCATCATTCGAGTCTATAAT AATTCGAGAAGTTGGAACACACAAGTGTTAGGTGTCTCTGTTGATAGTGTG TTCTCCCACCTTGCGTGGGTTCAAACAGACAGAAAATCTGGAGGACTTGGTGATCTCAACTACCCCCTTGTATCAGATGTCACTAAATCAATCTCAAAATCTTTTGGAGTGCTCATCCCTGACCAG GGAATAGCGTTGAGAGGGCTTTTCATAATAGACAAGGAAGGAGTGATCCAACATTCAACCATCAACAATCTTGGTATTGGCCGAAGTGTTGATGAGACAATGAGAACCCTTCAG GCATTACAGTACATCCAGGAGAACCCTGATGAAGTCTGCCCTGCAGGATGGAAACCAGGGGAGAAGTCAATGAAACCTGACCCCAAGCTCAGCAAAGAGTATTTCTCAGCTATTTAG
- the LOC106349354 gene encoding lysine--tRNA ligase, cytoplasmic-like, which yields MEGSVDQTTQEISKLSMDPAPSSTGDGARSKNALKKELKMKQREEERKQKAKQAPKASSQKSVASADDEDMDPTQYFENRLKYLAAEKAKGENPYPHKFAVSMSIPEYIEKYGGLNNGDHVEDAEVSLAGRIMSKRASSSKLFFYDLHGEDFKVQVMADASKSGLDEAEFSKLHANAKRGDIVGVTGFPGKTKRGELSIFPRSFILLSHCLHMMPRKADSVGAKKPENWVPGEPRNPEAYVLKDQESRYRQRYLDLMLNVEVRQIFKTRANIISYVRRFLDNQRFLEVETPMMNMIAGGAAARPFVTHHNDLDMKLYMRIAPELFLKQLIVGGLERVYEIGKQFRNEGIDLTHNPEFTTCEFYMAFADYNDLMKMTEDMLSGMVKELTGGYKIKYHANGYDKEPIEIDFTPPFRRIEMIGELEKVANLNIPKDLASKEANKYLIDACARFDVKCPPPQTTARLLDKLVGEFLEVTCVNPTFIINHPEIMSPLAKWHRSNSVLTERFELFINKHELCNAYTELNDPVVQRQRFADQLKDRQSGDDEAMALDETFCNALEYGLAPTGGWGLGIDRLAMLFTDSQNIKEVILFPAMRPQDDPASVKASLQAEN from the exons ATGGAAGGCTCAGTTGATCAAACAACGCAAGAAATATCCAAACTATCCATGGATCCTGCTCCCTCTTCGACTGGCGATGGAGCTCGGAGTAAAAA TGCTCTGAAGAAGGAACTGAAGATGAAgcagagagaggaagagaggaaACAAAAAGCCAAACAA GCTCCAAAGGCAAGCTCCCAGAAGTCAGTGGCATCAGCAGATGATGAGGATATGGATCCAACG CAATACTTTGAGAACAGATTGAAGTATCTCGCGGCGGAGAAGGCTAAGGGGGAGAATCCGTACCCTCACAAGTTTGCTGTGTCGATGTCTATCCCTGAGTACATTGAGAAGTATGGTGGTTTGAACAATGGGGATCATGTTGAAGACGCTGAAGTTTCTCTAGCTG GGAGGATAATGAGCAAGCGAGCTTCCTCTTCCAAGCTCTTCTTCTATGATCTTCACGGTGAGGATTTCAAGGTCCAGGTCATGGCTGATGCAAG tAAGTCAGGGTTGGATGAAGCTGAGTTTTCAAAGCTCCATGCGAATGCTAAGCGTGGTGATATTGTTGGTGTTACTGGGTTTCCAG GAAAAACTAAGAGAGGAGAGTTGAGTATTTTTCCCCGATCGTTTATTCTTCTGTCGCATTGCCTCCACATGATGCCAAGAAAGGCTGACAGTGTTGGCGCAAAG AAACCTGAAAACTGGGTTCCTGGTGAACCGAGGAATCCTGAAGCATATGTTCTGAAAGATCAG GAATCTCGATATCGCCAGCGTTACCTTGATCTAATGTTGAACGTGGAGGTTCGCCAGATATTCAAAACCAGAGCCAATATCATCTCCTACGTCCGGAGATTCCTTGACAATCAAAGATTCTTGGAGGTTGAGACACCTATGATGAACATGATTGCTGGTGGAGCAGCTGCGCGACCCTTTGTGACACATCACAATGATCTAGACATGAAGCTGTACATGCGTATCGCACCTGAACTCTTTCTCAAGCAGCTTATTGTAGGTGGCTTAGAACGTGTCTATGAGATTGGGAAGCAATTCAGAAACGAGGGTATTGACCTGACACACAACCCGGAGTTCACCACTTGCGAGTTCTATATGGCTTTCGCCGACTACAATGACCTGATGAAAATGACTGAGGATATGTTGAGTGGCATGGTGAAAGAGTTAACAGGTGGTTACAAAATCAAGTATCATGCTAATGGGTATGATAAGGAGCCAATCGAAATTGACTTCACTCCTCCATTCAG GAGGATTGAGATGATAGGAGAGTTAGAGAAGGTGGCGAACCTCAATATTCCAAAAGACTTGGCTAGCAAAGAAGCCAACAAGTATCTGATTGATGCTTGTGCCAGGTTCGACGTGAAATGCCCGCCTCCTCAGACTACAGCTCGTCTACTAGATAAA CTTGTTGGAGAATTTCTGGAAGTGACATGTGTCAACCCAACGTTCATCATCAACCATCCCGAGATCATGTCTCCCTTGGCGAAATGGCATAGATCAAACAGTGTTCTGACTGAGAGATTCGAGCTGTTCATCAACAAACATGAA CTTTGCAACGCCTACACCGAGCTGAACGATCCTGTGGTTCAGCGTCAAAGGTTTGCTGATCAACTCAAGGATAGACAGTCGGGAGACGATGAAGCGATGGCCTTAGATGAGACTTTCTGCAATGCTTTAGAATACGGATTGGCTCCTACAGGTGGTTGGGGATTGGGGATAGATAGGCTTGCCATGCTGTTCACTGACTCACAAAACATCAAG GAGGTTATTCTCTTCCCGGCAATGAGGCCACAAGACGACCCAGCATCCGTTAAAG CTTCTTTGCAAGCAGAGAACTAA
- the LOC106349356 gene encoding uncharacterized protein LOC106349356 has protein sequence MEKKREICEYRERLDKTLASPALTNEQTLKTLIRNQLNEEECSVDVLDQRVAGLSSILEKLRSVSAKDQDLSNPTKEASCGDWKVKHDHEDCRVMYREGFDGSPFHTLLVEGYMDGPIQDCLCVSWESSLYEKWWPNSVFPAFRILQTGCLQKFRINEQICLVRVKLPWPMTNREAIVQFFLFEYFKDGLVIILLNSISASQVESIGISEEAENAVRIDLVGGVAIQKVSPVRSYLRYIVEFDIKLDLIPPSLINFMSRQLLGNGFKLFKETIGSMVKSEDYAKVLDGPLYTLVRKALYPPTDNTDENVQASERVPFKGNVHEIEEEEEDKSVSSFSEEDENVNGKSRNNDGETLFCLSPEVKQALGTLERVISMVRKSRKDDNTSSSSEEEEASSSSSSSPKQHSESNAAVSSSKVCSQDPKNEVLDEASLAHYHNQNNNNRRSGSSSFAGSSKIDRTTNSEEVTRITISQATTIFSKTEENSDDKPNGLSGGRSSILQRKRRPGCFGIRSWMRRT, from the exons ATGGAGAAAAAACGAGAGATTTGTGAGTACAGGGAGAGACTTGACAAAACCTTGGCGTCTCCTGCGCTTACAAATGAGCAAACTCTTAAAACCCTTATCAGAAACCAGCTAAATGAAGAAG AGTGTAGTGTGGATGTATTGGATCAACGAGTTGCTGGCTTATCTAGTATACTTGAGAAGCTTAGGAGTGTTTCAGCAAAGGATCAAGATTTGTCTAACCCAACCAAAGAAGCATCTTGTGGTGATTGGAAA GTGAAACATGATCATGAAGATTGTCGTGTTATGTACCGTGAAGGATTTGATGGAAGTCCGTTTCACACGTTGCTCGTTGAAGGTTACATGGATGGGCCCATCCAGGACT GTCTATGTGTATCTTGGGAATCATCACTCTATGAGAAATG GTGGCCAAACTCTGTATTTCCAGCATTCAGGATCTTACAAACTGGATGTTTGCAAAAGTTTCGGATCAATGAACAGATATGTTTAGTGAG GGTGAAATTACCGTGGCCAATGACAAACAGAGAAGCTATTGTGCAGTTTTTCTTATTTGAATACTTCAAAGATGGTTTAGTCATCATCCTACTCAACTCG ATCTCAGCATCACAAGTAGAGAGCATTGGTATATCTGAAGAAGCAGAGAATGCTGTGAGGATTGATTTAGTAGGTGGAGTCGCTATACAAAAAGTGTCTCCTGTGAGGAGTTACCTGAG ATACATAGTGGAGTTCGATATAAAGCTGGACTTGATTCCTCCATCTCTGATCAACTTTATGTCTAGGCAGCTCCTAGGCAACGGTTTCAAACTTTTCAAGGAG ACTATAGGTTCGATGGTTAAATCAGAAGATTACGCCAAAGTTTTAGATGGTCCATTGTACACTCTTGTACGTAAAGCTCTGTATCCTCCTACTGATAACACTGATGAAAATGTTCAAGCAAGTGAACGTGTACCTTTCAAAGGAAATGTTCATGagattgaggaagaagaagaagataaaagtgTTTCTTCTTTCTCGGAAGAGGATGAAAATGTCAATGGGAAGTCTCGGAACAACGATGGTGAAACACTTTTCTGCCTAAGTCCAGAGGTGAAGCAAGCACTAGGGACACTAGAGAGAGTGATATCAATGGTTAGAAAATCTAGAAAAGATGATAATACCTCATCCTcttcagaggaagaagaagcgtcgtcatcatcatcatcatcaccaaaacAGCATTCAGAGAGCAACGCGGCTGTTTCAAGCAGCAAAGTTTGTAGTCAAGATCCGAAAAATGAAGTTCTTGATGAAGCATCCCTCGCGCATTATCACAaccaaaacaacaacaatag GCGAAGTGGATCAAGTTCTTTTGCTGGATCTAGCAAGATCGATCGTACAACAAACTCTGAAGAGGTGACAAGGATAACAATCTCACAAGCCACAACTATTTTTAGCAAAACAGAAGAGAATAGTGACGACAAACCAAACGGTTTAAGTGGAGGTAGGAGCTCGATTCTGCAGAGAAAACGTAGACCAGGCTGCTTCGGAATCAGGTCATGGATGAGAAGGACTTGA